Part of the Puntigrus tetrazona isolate hp1 chromosome 10, ASM1883169v1, whole genome shotgun sequence genome is shown below.
TACTTCAGGAGAATTTGGAAACGGCTGGGAACAGGCCAAAAGACATTCTCGCATTCAccacatttttgtttctgtatacAGAAGCATGggctacataaaaaaatgccTGTAGAAAAAAAgttggcatgtttttttttttttttttgctgctaatTTCATTGTTTACATGCTCAAGAGGggcaaaatgaaattaaatgaccCCGCAGTAAGACACTATGGCATTTATTTTCATCCCAGTCCCTCACAGAAAGACATGCTACATTAAAATTCCCGTTTCCAGAGAAAACAACTCAAGCCACATTAAAAAGAAGTAGCGTTTCTGTCCGCTTCATGGCGCATGACTAATACTTCAATCTTAAAAAAGAAACcactaaaatctttttttttttaatatatatcataaatgtGATACTCAATTTTAGACGTGACAAAGTTGGATCGTATCGTGGCAGTCAGAGCCTCCGgttcctgttttcttttctaGCAGTACATGACATGAATTCACTCACCTTTTATCGTAAAACTGACGTCGACATCGCGACTGTTAGCTAAAATTCAGCGCATTTCAACATTTCACGCCGTTTAATGAATTGTTTCTCACTACTTCAATCCTTCCTCTGCTGGAGAGGAAACACCCCTCTGGCTTTCCCTTTCCTCCCGCCCTCCGTCCTTGTTTCTTCAAGTATGTTTTCTTGAACCGCAAGTTCACggcgactttttttttatcgctGTCGATCGTCTGAACTCTTGGAGTCGATTGCCGCTGTTCAAGTCTGAATTGCGCGTTAATGTTTCGTGTAGCGTTATAGTGACAGCTGGAAGTGTAGATAAGACTGTTTGGGAAGGGTTGAGAAAGTAGGTGTCCGATTTCACATGTTGGGAGATGAGGACTGCGAGCAGATGGGAGAGTCTGCGGGACTGTGGCGTGTTGTTCACACTGCTGATGAAAGGCGTGATGCAATGCTCCAATAATGTAGAAAATCGCATCCCCTTAAACCCCAGCGTAAACTTCACGTGGCATCTctgtgtaaatatttgaatatttctggGAGAGCTCGAGGTTGCTGATGCGGTTTTGAAAGTGGactgaaaatatttagcaaCAAAAGTGCTCACTAAAATGAAGACGGAACACGTTTAAAAgggaaataattttattatgcaGGATTATCcaacaaaagaaatatatatatatatatatatatatatatatatatatatatatatatatatatatatatattttaatgactaTAAAAcatcaagtaaataaataagacatcttctaaaaaaagttattactGCATGAGTTTTaagtgtattaaatatatatatatatatatatatatatatatatatatatatatatatatatatatatatatatatatatatatataggctgtATGGGTCATTGatgcaaagcatttttttaaatatgtaatatattgctGTCAGTCAagcaacataaaataacattaatagtaattaattatGACAatcatgtaaatgtttaaattacatacacattcatttctttttcaggacttttttttcctataaaaaaaaagcaatacagtGTATCACTAATTTGTCTTCAGACTGTGGCTAAACTCATCTGTTCTGGTGGAGCTTCCAAAAGCTCCCACTGTGTGGCATCAACGAGCCTATAGTTGATCCGTTTGTATTTCTGTGGGTCTTTCTGCCTCTGTCTGCGCACCTCTTCATACAGACTCTCCAGCACTGGCTGAGGGGGTGTGAATCGGCCCACCCTGGCCAGATCCAGGTAATAATCCCACTGATCCTTGTCCAAATTGAGGATGTGCTTCACCTGCACACCCgtgtcttgtttttgttgcatcTCTCTCTGCACTTCCTTCTCCATCTCTTTCTGGGTGGGTAGCTCTACTGAGCCCTCCAGGACAGCAAGAGCAAACTTAACCtatgtaaaaaacaacaacaacaacattagaGAGAGAATCAGTCCCATTAAGTTTTCAGATCACAAAGTGTTTCCTCTCCGCTCACCTGACAGTCAAAATGTATGAAAGGGCAGATAATTTTGCAAATGCCAATAAAGAAAATGGAAGGGAAGCCAGGGGGCAGCATGTATTTGTAGAGCGGAGTTACAAAAAGATCCTGTACATCCAGTCCCAGGTCTGATGGACAAAGGAAAGGGAAGCTAAAGTTGTATCCTGTACAGAACAGAAGAATATCAGCCTGGGTCACCGATCCATCCTGGAACCGTAAAGACCCATCCTCTAAAACCCCAACAACAGCGCTAGCCTGTCGGATACCCAGAGGTGGAGGTAAGGACGTGGGTGATGTGTTATGACTTAAAATCACCTAgaatgagaaaaacatttgtggataagaaattgaaaaaaaatgcatggaatGGGATGCatggaattaaaaatgtacGTATTCCCCCTCAGTTTGTTTTAAacccatatgactttcttttgtgaaacTTAAATAGGTCTATACTGATAttttcaatacaataaaaatgcacgGGAAAGGATTAAATTCACAACAGAAACAGAAGTAGCAAAAGATCTTTTCTTCCACATTGGAGGGTTCATCCTAGTGCAACacaatatagaaaaaaaatagggcaaacagttaaaaaaaagaaagaaaacaagcacaGCTGAACTGTTAGAATACAGTAgctataatatgcattatttaatagAATTTTCACTTTGTCAACTTTAAATAATGACTTCAGATAACCTTAAATAAGtgtatttatagttattgtagttaactaaaattaaaaccaaaaaaccttttttatacttaaaaaattaccttaaatgaaatactaaaaaACCTTAAACTTAAAGCCattgcaacatttctcatttttatttagtttaataaaataactacaactgaaatatttggggttttttttgaaaaaggtaatactatacaaatataattatacaaactatacaaatataatttttaaaaaaaattaagaaatataaaaatctaaccAAATGAATTGAATGTGAATAACCTTTACAGATTTGAACATTCTACATTTCCTTAACAGACcgcttttatggtgcttttggTCATTTTTCGGAGCTTGTCAGTGTCCGTCATGACTCCAAGCAGCATGAACtaacatcttttgtgttccgcaGCGAAAAGAAAGTTATTCAGCTCCGGGTACAACGtgaagggtgagtaaataatgatagacatttttgttttcaggtgACCAACCCTTTAATTTACCACCAAACAAAGCTGTGGCACTTAAAATGGTATGCGACCTTTTTAAAGAAGGAAGCCAAGTCACAAACCTGAGCATTAACTTGGGCTAACTCGATGGAAATATCCACACCAGATGCCTTGGCCCCCAAGACCACGACGGACTTGTTGGCAAAGGGCTCTGGACAGCGGTACGAGTGGCTGTGCAAGACTTTCCCTGCAAAACAGCAGTGAAAGAAGGCAAAGATAAATGCAAgaagatgagagacagagagataaaaGGGGAGATGCAGGGGTGTAATGAGACTAATGGTCAGGGCTTTCAGGGTTATGCATTTGTAGTGATCAGTGATCATTTGTTGTACCTTTAAAATGCTCTATTCCAGGAATGTAGGGCAGGTGGGGGTCGGAGTAATGCCTGCAGAAAGAGGAAGGAAATATGAGTCAGCGCAGAGACGCTAAAGGGCTCCTGTGGTCTTCTGAATTCCCTCACAGAAATGCCACATGAATGCATAACATAATACCCATTCACATCACCTCTGCGAGAATTCAGCCAGATAAAAGCCTCCGGGTATATTATGGGATAAATGAACATGCCACTATTTGAATAATGCTATGCATTTAGAACATCACGGCGAAGCTGCAATCGGAGATTAGATGCAGTTGTGTCCATTTGAGCATGTCTGGGAGATAAAAGGGCTCTTTAAGATGGCATCCCTCACCCGTTGCAGATGAACACTGAATCGAACGTCTGCGTGTTCTGGTCTCCACGTGTGCTGCGCGAAATTACCTCCCACGTCACAGCTCCCCCCGTCTCCGTCTCCATGGAGACGGGCTTCACCTTTTCCACCACGGTGTTGAACTGTGAGGGACAAAGCGGTCTGTCATAAGCAATATTCTTGCTTCCGTTGGTAAGAAAAATACTTAGTAACACTGAGAACATTTCTAATGCGCTCTTGAAATACACTGGACGCGTCCTTCGATTGTGTGGTGACGCTGATGTCTTTGACAAGCAGGGGGTCAGTGACCCCAACATGCCTGATCTCAACTTTCTGGCCACGAGTGGGTCTATAACAATATTTCCCTAACAGCTCTTTTTACTTGACTAATACAGTTTAATTAGAGTCTTATTTAGAAGGACTAGGAGAGTCATGCATTGCTTTCtcagatttaaaataaacacattctgAATAGCATTTGTCACGTGATGATTGATCCATAATGTCGgtcaatattaattttgtttctaCCTCTCATGCATTCACGATGTCTAGTACTATCAGTTTCCCTCTTTGATAtggatttttttctgcttcaaTTCTCAAATATGTAGAGACATTATGTTTAGGCTTTGCGAAATACAAAGTCACAGGTGGTTTCCTCTGTCCTTTTTTAGGGCTTTATTAAACTTGAAAAAACCTGCAATGCCAGTCTGCGTTTCTAGCACTAAGAGAGCAATTTACTAGGggatttataaaaaaacctttaaatctactcaccctcaggccatactaaatttgttcatttcttcatttgGAACcgatttggaaaaaataaattaccatTGCATCGCTTGCTCACAAAATGGGTCCTCCGCTgagaatgggtgccatcagaacgagagttcaaacagctgctaaaaacatcacaataatccataagCAATCAACACGACTCCAGTCTATAATGGCTTGTcgattaaaatgtgttttgcttGTAAGCCGAGTAACTCG
Proteins encoded:
- the LOC122352483 gene encoding flavin-containing monooxygenase FMO GS-OX-like 2, which gives rise to MERRSGARVAVIGGGPAGLCAARHILSRPEVFDPPVVYEMTDHLGGTWFYEERVGTYDNGCPIHSSMYRDLRTNLPKEIMMFPDFSFDDHLPSFLHHTSVQQYLEKYCEKHDIARHIKFNTVVEKVKPVSMETETGGAVTWEVISRSTRGDQNTQTFDSVFICNGHYSDPHLPYIPGIEHFKGKVLHSHSYRCPEPFANKSVVVLGAKASGVDISIELAQVNAQVILSHNTSPTSLPPPLGIRQASAVVGVLEDGSLRFQDGSVTQADILLFCTGYNFSFPFLCPSDLGLDVQDLFVTPLYKYMLPPGFPSIFFIGICKIICPFIHFDCQVKFALAVLEGSVELPTQKEMEKEVQREMQQKQDTGVQVKHILNLDKDQWDYYLDLARVGRFTPPQPVLESLYEEVRRQRQKDPQKYKRINYRLVDATQWELLEAPPEQMSLATV